A genomic stretch from Tenrec ecaudatus isolate mTenEca1 chromosome X, mTenEca1.hap1, whole genome shotgun sequence includes:
- the LOC142434284 gene encoding U1 small nuclear ribonucleoprotein C-like: MPKFYCDYCDPYLTHDSPSVRKTHCSGRKHKEKVKDYYQKWMQEQAHSLIDKTTAAFQQGKIPPSPFSAPPPAGAMILPPPSLPGPPRPGMMPAPHMGGAPMMPMMGPPPPGMMPVGPAPGMRPPMGGHMPMMPGPPMMRPPAGPMMVPTQPGMTRPDRSRQRTASLYQFSYSYPFSRRAGAATLDVF; encoded by the coding sequence ATGCCTAAGTTTTATTGTGACTACTGCGATCCATACCTCACCCATGACTCACCGTCTGTGAGAAAGACACATTGCAGTGGGAGGAAACACAAAGAGAAGGTGAAAGACTACTATCAGAAATGGATGCAAGAGCAGGCTCACAGCCTGATTGACAAAACAACGGCTGCATTTCAACAAGGAAAGATACCTCCTTCTCCATTCTCTGCTCCTCCTCCAGCAGGGGCCATGATCCTGCCTCCACCCAGTCTCCCGGGTCCTCCTCGCCCTGGGATGATGCCGGCTCCCCACATGGGGGGGGCCCCCATGATGCCAATGATgggccctcctcctcctgggatGATGCCAGTGGGACCCGCTCCTGGAATGAGGCCACCCATGGGGGGCCACATGCCAATGATGCCTGGGCCCCCAATGATGCGGCCCCCAGCCGGTCCTATGATGGTGCCCACTCAGCCAGGAATGACTCGACCAGACAGATCAAGGCAGCGCACAGCCTCCTTGTATCAATTTTCTTACTCGTACCCCTTCTCCCGGAGAGCTGGTGCTgcgactctggatgttttctaa